GGTACAAGATAGTAAAAAATATCTTTTTTTGCAGCTGGCAGAGTGAAATTTTCGCTTTCAAGCTGACTCAAAAAAGTATTTATATTGCTTGTGTTGTAGTCTTTTAAAATTTTATCTATTGGCCTTATATTTTGCTCAAGCGAGATGTCATTATACGTAACTGCCACTCTTGCAAGTCTAGCCAAAAATGCCTCATCTTTTCTCAAAGCAAGGCTAACAAAATAATTATTTTCGCCACCTTGTCTACCAGGATCGTTTAAAGTCATAACATCAGCAAAATATCTTATGGCATACCCGTAATCCCACCACGAAAATACATAATCATCGCGCTTTGTGACCTTTTTGAGTTCATCAAGCGCCACTGCTTCATCATGGTTAATCACAGTGTTTGGCCTATATAAATAAGCAAAATCTAAATTTATAGCAAGAGTGGCTACGACAAAAACCAAAAGTGATAAATTTTTAATAGAATTTCTAAGATCAAATAAATTTAAAAAAAAATGCAAAAAATACCCAAAACCAAGCGCAACAAGTGGTGTTACGTACATAACAAATCTAACTCCACCAAAGAAAGATAGGAGTCCAAGTCCAAGCATTGGCAATGTAAGTAAGAATGGACGAAATTTCAAGCAAAGTAGCAAGTATCCAATAATAGCTGCCAGCAATATAAGAATATTTCCCGACATGAAATAGATAAAATACAAAGGACTGGCACTTTTTACTTCGCTGATGAAATTATACTCATTTATAAAGTGAAATTTATCGCTAAGAATTTCATTGCCTTTAAAAACATAAATACCCATTTTTGAAGTAATGAAATCAAAACCACCAAAATAGATAAAAATAGCTAGCATTAAAGTAAGAAAAATGGCTAATTTTCTAGCTGAGAGTAAATTTTTATATTTGCAAAAAAGAGAGAAAAATAAGGCAATAACTGCTAAATTAAAAACCAAAATTTTATTTGCTATTAGTGGATCTTTAGTAAAAGCATTTGAGCTTACGATGCTTATAAACATAAAAAATATCGCTTGATAATTTTGCAATCTATCTCGCATAAAAACTAGCGTATATAGTAAAAACATAAAGAAAATACTTAAAATAAGTGCATATGAGCTTTGATACCACCAAAGATAAAGCGACACAAATACTCCAGGCAAAACAATAAATTTTTGTTCATTTGTGTTTAAAAGCCTGATCAAAAAATAGATAATAAAAAGCGCAAATGTGACATTTAACATGTCACTATCAAAATATCCAGGCGATGTCCTTGAAAGATAGCTTGGCAAGATAACACTCATAAACGCTGCCACAACCCCAGCTTTTAGCGCCTTAAGCTCATTTGATATCAAAACAACTGGAAGTGCGATAAGTGGAGCTAAAAAGACGCTCATGTAAAACATCACGCTTTCGATCTTAAAAGGTAAAATTTTGCAAATATAAAAAACTATAGTTGAGATTGGGTGATTAAAGGGGCTAAAGTCATTTTGCTGATGAAAGCCAGCCAGCATATCTCTAGCACCCTCTGCGTAATAGTATGCGTCATTTGTCGTAAGCATAAACTCGCCATTAAAGTAAAACTCTGGCATCTCCTTTGCCCACAATACCCAGAGTATCCTAGCCGCAAATCCAAACAGATAAGCAGCCAGAAATATAAGTAAAATTTTACAATTTACGCTTACTTTGTGCACTAAATTCCTTACAGCCTAGCGTCAGCCTCTGGGTAGATATTTTTTATATCGTAAACTAAATGACCTTTTAAATTTAGCTTTTTAAACTCATTGTGAGCTACGGCAATCACTATGCAGTCGTAGTCATCTAGATTATACTCTTTTACTAGATCAAAGCCGTACTCGTGTTTTACCTCAGCGCTATCAGCCCAAGGATCGGTCACATCAACCTTGCAGCCAAAGTCTTTTAGCTCATCAACTACGTCTATAACACGAGAATTTCTTATATCTGGGCAGTTTTCTTTAAATGTCATACCAAGGACAAGCACGCGTGCTTTGTTGATAAGCACGCCTTTTCTTATCATTAGTTTTATCACTTGATCAGCTGCGTATCTGCCCATATCATCGTTGATACGGCGGCCTGCTAGGATCATTTCAGGATGATAGCCTACCTCTTGAGCTTTGTGAGTGAGGTAGTATGGATCTACGCCGATGCAGTGACCACCAACTAGACCTGGGCGGAAATTTAAGAAATTCCATTTCGTGCCAGCAGCTTCAAGCACGTCAATGGTGTTGATATGAAGCTTTTCAAAAAGCATCGCAAGCTCGTTTATAAAGGCGATGTTTATATCACGCTGTGTGTTTTCGATGACCTTTGCAGCCTCGGCTACTTTGATACTTGAAGCTTTGTGAGTGCCAGCTGTGATGATCGAGCGATAAATTTCATCAACCTTGTCAGCGATCTCTGGAGTTGAGCCACTTGTGATCTTTTTGATCTTAGTTACAGTATGCTCTTTGTCACCTGGGTTTATACGCTCTGGTGAGTAGCCGCAGAAGAAATCTTTGTTAAATTTAAGCCCACTTTTTTCAAGAAGTGGTACGCAAATTTCTTCTGTAACGCCTGGATAAACGGTGCTTTCATAAACAACGATGTCACCTTTTTTAAGCACTTTTGCCACACTCTCAGTCGCTTTTACAACTGGAGTTAGATCAGGGCGTTTATTTTTATCTATCGGAGTCGGGACGGTCACGATGAAGAAGTTGCAACTTCTAATGTCATCTAAATTTAGGCTAAATTTCATGCCATTATCGATCGCTTTTTTCATCTGCTCATTGCTAAGTTCAAGCGTTCTATCGTAGCCACTTTTAAGCTCTTCTATACGTTTTGCATTCACATCAAAGCCCACTACTTCGTACTTCTCACTAAAAGCTGCTGCTAGTGGAAGTCCAACATATCCAAGTCCTACTACTGCTATTTTCATTTACTTTTTCCTTTCTTTTTTTGCTTCTATCTTTTTTACGCGTTCATACATTCTTATTTCCGCACTTACACCTTTTGGAGTTATGATTCTAATAGGGCTAACGCCTGGTAAAATTTTAGTAAATTCATAATAAACCCGCCTCTTTTTCTTTCCGTCCTTGCAGAGCATCATCGTTTGCGCTAGCTCGTCACCGCCGCTAAATTCATAGTAAATTCCGCGCGCGTCCTCTTTTTGTTTAAGCTTTCCGCCGAGCAAAAAGGCGAAGTTGCAGTCGATTTCTATCTCTTTAAAAAATGCGACTTCGTATTTAAAATAATCAGGCGGCATCTTTGAGATAGGTAGCTCAAAAATATTTTCCTCGATTTTCGCCGCATTTTCGTTCGCCAAAAGCGTAAACGGCAGCATACAAGCTGCGATAAAAAGTAAAATTTTTCTCATGCCTTTACTCCGATTTGGAAATATTTAAATCCGTGTTCGGTTAAAATTTTAGCATTGTATTGGTTGCGTCCGTCAAATATGACAGCATTTTTTAACCTTTGTTTAATCTCCATAAAATCAGGCGATCTAAACTCGCTCCACTCAGTCACAAGCACCATAGCATCGGCGTTATCAAGCGCATCGTACTTATTTTTAGCATATTTTATATCTAAATTTGGTATATATTTTTTAGCTTCTTCGCTTGATTTAGGATCATATGCCACCACTTTTGCGCCAGCTTCGTCTAAAAGCTTTATCAATGTTATCGAGCTAGCCTCGCGCATATCGTCTGTGTTTGGCTTA
This genomic interval from Campylobacter concisus contains the following:
- a CDS encoding STT3 domain-containing protein; translation: MHKVSVNCKILLIFLAAYLFGFAARILWVLWAKEMPEFYFNGEFMLTTNDAYYYAEGARDMLAGFHQQNDFSPFNHPISTIVFYICKILPFKIESVMFYMSVFLAPLIALPVVLISNELKALKAGVVAAFMSVILPSYLSRTSPGYFDSDMLNVTFALFIIYFLIRLLNTNEQKFIVLPGVFVSLYLWWYQSSYALILSIFFMFLLYTLVFMRDRLQNYQAIFFMFISIVSSNAFTKDPLIANKILVFNLAVIALFFSLFCKYKNLLSARKLAIFLTLMLAIFIYFGGFDFITSKMGIYVFKGNEILSDKFHFINEYNFISEVKSASPLYFIYFMSGNILILLAAIIGYLLLCLKFRPFLLTLPMLGLGLLSFFGGVRFVMYVTPLVALGFGYFLHFFLNLFDLRNSIKNLSLLVFVVATLAINLDFAYLYRPNTVINHDEAVALDELKKVTKRDDYVFSWWDYGYAIRYFADVMTLNDPGRQGGENNYFVSLALRKDEAFLARLARVAVTYNDISLEQNIRPIDKILKDYNTSNINTFLSQLESENFTLPAAKKDIFYYLVPNMIDIVPNIFRYSYIDITTGKRQKEYFYHVSALNGVSEAGIDLGDGYTLPTNEQKFIIHNGEKIAVKSFYKVKGAGRDLRIDEKIIDENAKIYVIFLEDYARILLLDENAFNSSFVQLFIFEKADERYFEPFIISSGVKIYRLKV
- a CDS encoding nucleotide sugar dehydrogenase, encoding MKIAVVGLGYVGLPLAAAFSEKYEVVGFDVNAKRIEELKSGYDRTLELSNEQMKKAIDNGMKFSLNLDDIRSCNFFIVTVPTPIDKNKRPDLTPVVKATESVAKVLKKGDIVVYESTVYPGVTEEICVPLLEKSGLKFNKDFFCGYSPERINPGDKEHTVTKIKKITSGSTPEIADKVDEIYRSIITAGTHKASSIKVAEAAKVIENTQRDINIAFINELAMLFEKLHINTIDVLEAAGTKWNFLNFRPGLVGGHCIGVDPYYLTHKAQEVGYHPEMILAGRRINDDMGRYAADQVIKLMIRKGVLINKARVLVLGMTFKENCPDIRNSRVIDVVDELKDFGCKVDVTDPWADSAEVKHEYGFDLVKEYNLDDYDCIVIAVAHNEFKKLNLKGHLVYDIKNIYPEADARL
- a CDS encoding ecotin family protein, giving the protein MRKILLFIAACMLPFTLLANENAAKIEENIFELPISKMPPDYFKYEVAFFKEIEIDCNFAFLLGGKLKQKEDARGIYYEFSGGDELAQTMMLCKDGKKKRRVYYEFTKILPGVSPIRIITPKGVSAEIRMYERVKKIEAKKERKK